In Miscanthus floridulus cultivar M001 chromosome 5, ASM1932011v1, whole genome shotgun sequence, one genomic interval encodes:
- the LOC136453071 gene encoding protein NUCLEAR FUSION DEFECTIVE 4-like — protein MPSPSSAHWLSLVGSIWLQTINGPNADFPVYSSQLKDLKHITQVQLNFLAFASDAGKLFGWFSGVAALYLPLWLVAFVGAAFGLVGYGVQYLFLDSAGLRYWHLFLLTSLAGNGICWINTVCYLLCIRNFGSSSRVAVSLATSYLGLSAKVYTSLADSALPGLAASSKAKTYLLLNAVVPMLVTVVVAPSLRVVDLTSEASTDAAFLVMFAITIATGAWAVVWSIGSTSGKGLSSREHVISLGVLLATPVLIPLALRVRESLHKIRETKRENRIHDLGTDDADDAGAVVVIDVAAAAAADAESNKEGDDVTAEKPQEEIGGLRLLRKLDFWLYFFSYMFSGTLGLVFLNNLGQIAESRRLGQTSTLVSLSSSFGFFGRLLPSFLDYYSAKSGYTISRTGSMASLMAPMSGAFFLLLNSSDLFLYLSTAVIGTCTGAITSVAVSATSELFGTENFGVNHNVVVSNIPVGSLCFGYFAAYLYQRGARGSTHQCIGAACYRETFVVWGATCAVGTLLCAVLYARSRSFAGKLAVRTPSCLARLANCLVVSS, from the exons ATGCCTTCCCCTTCCTCGGCCCACTGGCTGAGCCTCGTCGGGAGCATCTGGCTGCAGACCATCAACGGGCCCAACGCGGACTTTCCCGTCTACTCGTCGCAGCTCAAGGACCTGAAGCACATCACGCAGGTGCAGCTCAACTTCCTGGCCTTCGCGTCGGACGCGGGCAAGCTCTTCGGCTGGTTCTCCGGGGTGGCGGCGCTGTACCTGCCGCTGTGGCTGGTGGCCTTCGTCGGCGCCGCGTTCGGACTCGTCGGCTACGGGGTCCAGTACCTGTTCCTCGACAGCGCGGGCCTCCGGTACTGGCACCTGTTCCTGCTCACCTCCCTGGCCGGGAACGGCATCTGCTGGATCAACACCGTCTGCTACCTCCTCTGCATCCGGAACTTCGGCTCCAGCAGCCGCGTCGCGGTGAGCCTCGCCACCAGCTACCTCGGCCTCAGCGCCAAGGTCTACACCAGCCTGGCGGATTCGGCACTACCCGGGCTGGCCGCCAGCTCCAAGGCCAAGACCTACCTCCTCCTCAATGCCGTCGTGCCGATGCTCGTCACCGTCGTGGTGGCGCCGTCGCTCAGGGTGGTGGACCTCACGAGCGAGGCGAGCACGGACGCGGCATTCCTAGTAATGTTCGCCATCACGATCGCCACGGGGGCCTGGGCCGTGGTCTGGAGCATCGGCTCCACGTCCGGCAAGGGGCTGTCGTCGAGGGAGCACGTGATCAGCCTCGGCGTGCTGCTGGCCACCCCCGTGCTCATCCCGCTGGCGCTCAGGGTCCGGGAGAGCCTCCACAAGATAAGGGAAACCAAGCGGGAGAACAGGATCCACGACCTCGGCACCGACGACGCCGACGACGCGGGCGCTGTCGTCGTCATCgacgtggccgccgccgccgccgccgacgccgagaGTAATAAGGAGGGAGACGACGTGACGGCGGAGAAACCGCAGGAGGAGATCGGCGGCCTACGGCTGCTGAGGAAGCTGGACTTCTGGCTCTACTTCTTCAGCTACATGTTCAGTGGCACCCTGGGCCTGGTGTTCTTGAACAACCTGGGACAAATAGCGGAGTCGCGACGGCTCGGGCAGACTTCCACGCTCGTCTCGCTGTCGTCTTCGTTTGGATTCTTTGGCCGCCTGCTCCCGTCCTTCTTGGACTACTACTCCGCGAA GAGTGGCTACACCATCTCACGGACGGGATCCATGGCGTCACTGATGGCGCCCATGTCCGGCgccttcttccttctcctcaaCTCGAGCGACCTGTTCCTGTACCTGAGCACGGCCGTGATCGGGACGTGCACGGGCGCCATCACGTCGGTGGCCGTGTCGGCGACGAGCGAGCTGTTCGGGACGGAGAACTTCGGCGTGAACCACAACGTGGTGGTGAGCAACATCCCCGTCGGCTCCCTCTGCTTCGGCTACTTCGCGGCCTACCTCTACCAGCGCGGGGCGCGGGGCAGCACGCACCAGTGCATCGGCGCCGCCTGCTACCGGGAGACGTTCGTGGTGTGGGGCGCCACCTGCGCCGTCGGCACGCTGCTCTGCGCCGTCCTCTACGCCCGGTCGCGCAGCTTCGCGGGGAAACTAGCAGTAAGGACACCATCATGCCTCGCCCGCTTAGCTAATTGCCTCGTCGTGTCGTCGTAG